One Peromyscus leucopus breed LL Stock chromosome 4, UCI_PerLeu_2.1, whole genome shotgun sequence genomic region harbors:
- the LOC114704603 gene encoding rho-related GTP-binding protein RhoV, giving the protein MPPRELSEAEPPPLPASTPPPRRRSAPPELGIKCVLVGDGAVGKSSLIVSYTCNGYPARYRPTALDTFSVQVLVDGAPVRIELWDTAGQEDFDRLRSLCYPDTDVFLACFSVVQPSSFQNITEKWLPEIRTHNPQAPVLLVGTQADLRDDVNVLIQLDQGGREGPVPQPQAQGLAEKIRACCYLECSALTQKNLKEVFDSAILSAIEHKARLEKKLNAKGVRTLSRCRWKKFFCFV; this is encoded by the exons ATGCCGCCGCGGGAGCTGAGCGAGGCCGAGCCACCGCCTCTCCCAGCCTCAACCCCTCCTCCGCGGCGGCGCAGCGCGCCTCCGGAGCTGGGCATCAAATGCGTGCTAGTGGGCGATGGCGCGGTGGGCAAGAGCAGCCTCATCGTCAGCTACACCTGCAATGGGTACCCGGCGCGCTACCGGCCCACGGCACTGGACACCTTCTCCG tGCAAGTCCTGGTAGATGGAGCCCCTGTGCGAATCGAGCTCTGGGACACTGCAGGGCAG GAGGACTTTGACCGGCTTCGCTCCCTCTGTTACCCGGACACTGATGTCTTTCTGGCTTGCTTCAGCGTGGTGCAGCCCAGCTCCTTCCAAAACATCACAGAAAAATGGCTGCCGGAGATCCGCACTCACAACCCCCAAGCACCTGTGTTGCTGGTGGGTACTCAGGCTGACCTGAGGGACGACGTCAATGTACTCATTCAGCTGGACCAGGGAGGTCGGGAGGGCCCAGTACCCCAACCCCAAGCCCAGGGTCTGGCCGAGAAGATCCGGGCCTGCTGCTACCTTGAGTGCTCAGCCTTGACGCAGAAGAACTTGAAGGAGGTGTTTGACTCGGCCATTCTCAGTGCCATTGAGCACAAAGCTCGCCTGGAGAAGAAACTGAACGCAAAAGGTGTGCGCACGCTCTCCCGCTGCCGCTGGAAGAAGTTCTTCTGCTTCGTTTGA